One stretch of Streptomyces sp. 135 DNA includes these proteins:
- a CDS encoding glycoside hydrolase family 2 TIM barrel-domain containing protein, translating to MSAYRPNRRSFLATGTALAGWAAFAAQKQAFAASAGRAAKSPEWNADPRVFQVNREPARTRLVPFASAADALRGEHTKSPYHRSLNGRWAFHWARNPEKRPVGFEADDYDVSGWDRIPVPSNWEIEGYPEPIYLNIKYPWEGYEKPDFPDVPKDFNPVGSYRRTFTVPRGRRGRRTLLSFQGVKSAFFVWVNGEKVGYSEDSYTPAEFDVTEYLRPGDNLLAVEVYRWSDGSWLEDQDMIDLSGIFRDVYLYSVPEARVHDLFVRTDLDSAFRDATLSVTTVVRGNGGGAYRIEAVLYDDRGRPVPGGRLGGAPEPGEPLTLRADVKAPALWSAEQPNLYTLVVTLRDGTGKAVDVHRTRVGFRQVDFGPGTYTVNGKPVMLRGTNRHESHPDHGQAVPESVMLQDVLLMKRHNINAVRTSHYPDHPRWLELCDEYGLYVIDETNLETHGVRDRLPASRPEWTDACVDRLRSMIERDKNHACVIAWSLGNEAGQGDNFKVMADWAHARDDSRPVHYEGMNSVADVHSEMYVKPADVEKYGRSGNPKPYLLCEYTHAMGNSNGNLPEYWAVFEKYPNLHGGFVWDWVDQNIRRPVPGDKKHTYLSYGGDWKPGYPTDGNFSCNGLVASTRDLHPGLLEIKKVYQPVAFTAGDLAAGTVLVANKHLFSGLDAYELRWTVTRDGEEIQHGTMAAPDVAPGASGTVRLPYEKPGRLAPGAEYWLDLVLVLRKKASWAPAGHTVAAEQLGLDWRAPAPADPGPGSLPRLEVAENAEEVRVGGRDVEVVLSKATGTLTSYEVKGRLLVAEGPVPNFWRGPTDNDIGRKYHQQAATWRDAGAKADITAVKVARPSPGEVTIEVSAVLPTAPRTSAWRTVFTVRGDGEVRVRHTLEAAAGLPDIPVVGALVTVPAGFERLDWYGRGPHENYQDRKSAAFVGRHRSTVDAQVAPYVRPQQTGNMTDVRRIALTDRTGGGLAVLADPADGEPFLEVSALHHTPFDLDGPRHPHEVKRRAETVLGVNHRQMGVGGNDSWGAPPEEPYLLHAGRTYTYGYRLRAAG from the coding sequence ATGAGCGCCTACCGTCCGAACCGCCGGTCCTTCCTCGCCACCGGTACCGCGCTGGCGGGCTGGGCCGCCTTCGCCGCGCAGAAGCAGGCCTTCGCCGCGAGCGCCGGGAGAGCCGCCAAGAGCCCCGAGTGGAATGCCGACCCCCGCGTCTTCCAGGTGAACAGAGAGCCGGCCCGCACCCGCCTCGTCCCGTTCGCCTCCGCCGCCGACGCCCTGCGCGGCGAGCACACGAAGTCCCCGTACCACCGCTCCCTGAACGGACGGTGGGCCTTCCACTGGGCCAGGAACCCGGAGAAGCGGCCGGTCGGCTTCGAGGCCGACGACTACGACGTGAGCGGCTGGGACCGGATACCCGTCCCCTCGAACTGGGAGATCGAGGGGTATCCGGAGCCGATCTACCTCAACATCAAGTATCCGTGGGAGGGCTACGAGAAGCCCGACTTCCCCGACGTCCCCAAGGACTTCAACCCCGTCGGCTCCTACCGCCGCACCTTCACCGTGCCGCGCGGCCGGCGGGGGCGCAGGACCCTGCTCTCCTTCCAGGGCGTGAAGTCCGCGTTCTTCGTCTGGGTCAACGGCGAGAAGGTCGGCTACAGCGAGGACAGCTACACCCCGGCCGAGTTCGACGTCACCGAGTACCTGCGGCCGGGCGACAACCTTCTGGCCGTCGAGGTCTACCGGTGGTCCGACGGCAGCTGGCTCGAGGACCAGGACATGATCGACCTGTCCGGGATCTTCCGTGACGTGTATCTGTACTCCGTGCCCGAGGCGCGGGTGCACGACCTCTTCGTACGGACCGATCTGGACTCCGCGTTCCGGGACGCGACGCTGTCCGTGACGACGGTGGTGCGGGGCAACGGCGGCGGCGCGTACCGGATCGAGGCCGTGCTGTACGACGACCGGGGGCGGCCCGTGCCGGGCGGGCGGCTCGGCGGTGCGCCCGAGCCCGGCGAGCCGCTCACCCTGAGGGCCGACGTCAAGGCGCCCGCGCTCTGGTCCGCCGAGCAGCCGAACCTGTACACGCTCGTCGTCACCCTGCGGGACGGCACCGGCAAGGCGGTGGACGTGCACCGGACGCGGGTCGGCTTCCGCCAAGTGGACTTCGGTCCGGGCACGTACACGGTCAACGGCAAGCCCGTCATGCTGCGCGGCACCAACCGCCACGAGTCCCACCCCGACCACGGGCAGGCCGTCCCGGAGTCCGTGATGCTCCAGGACGTGCTGCTGATGAAGCGGCACAACATCAACGCCGTGCGCACCTCGCACTACCCCGACCACCCGCGCTGGCTGGAGCTCTGCGACGAGTACGGCCTGTACGTCATCGACGAGACGAACCTGGAGACGCACGGGGTGCGCGACCGGCTCCCCGCCTCCCGGCCCGAGTGGACCGACGCGTGCGTGGACCGGCTGCGGTCCATGATCGAGCGGGACAAGAACCACGCGTGCGTGATCGCCTGGTCGCTCGGCAACGAAGCGGGACAGGGCGACAACTTCAAGGTCATGGCCGACTGGGCGCACGCCCGCGACGACTCGCGGCCCGTGCACTACGAGGGCATGAACTCCGTGGCCGACGTGCACAGCGAGATGTACGTGAAGCCCGCCGACGTCGAGAAGTACGGCAGGTCCGGCAACCCCAAGCCCTACCTGCTCTGCGAGTACACGCACGCCATGGGCAACAGCAACGGCAACCTCCCCGAGTACTGGGCGGTCTTCGAGAAGTACCCGAACCTGCACGGCGGCTTCGTCTGGGACTGGGTCGACCAGAACATCCGGCGCCCTGTACCCGGCGACAAGAAGCACACCTACCTGTCGTACGGCGGTGACTGGAAGCCCGGCTACCCGACCGACGGCAACTTCAGCTGCAACGGCCTCGTCGCCTCCACCCGCGACCTCCACCCGGGGCTGCTGGAGATCAAGAAGGTGTACCAGCCGGTGGCCTTCACCGCGGGCGACCTCGCCGCCGGGACCGTGCTGGTCGCCAACAAGCACCTCTTCAGCGGCCTGGACGCGTACGAGCTGCGGTGGACCGTCACGCGGGACGGCGAGGAGATCCAGCACGGGACCATGGCCGCGCCGGACGTGGCGCCCGGCGCCTCGGGGACCGTACGCCTCCCGTACGAGAAGCCCGGCCGCCTCGCGCCCGGCGCCGAGTACTGGCTGGACCTCGTCCTCGTCCTGCGGAAGAAGGCCAGCTGGGCCCCGGCCGGGCACACCGTCGCCGCCGAACAGCTCGGCCTCGACTGGCGGGCCCCCGCGCCCGCCGATCCGGGGCCCGGCTCGCTGCCCCGCCTGGAGGTGGCGGAGAACGCCGAGGAGGTGCGGGTCGGCGGCCGGGACGTCGAGGTCGTGCTCTCCAAGGCCACCGGCACCCTGACCTCGTACGAGGTCAAGGGGCGGCTGCTGGTCGCCGAGGGGCCGGTGCCGAACTTCTGGCGCGGGCCCACGGACAACGACATCGGGCGGAAGTACCACCAGCAGGCCGCCACGTGGCGGGACGCGGGCGCCAAGGCGGACATCACCGCGGTGAAGGTCGCGCGGCCCTCCCCCGGCGAGGTCACCATCGAGGTGAGCGCCGTGCTGCCGACCGCGCCGCGGACCTCGGCCTGGCGGACGGTGTTCACCGTGCGCGGCGACGGCGAGGTGCGGGTGCGGCACACCCTGGAGGCGGCGGCGGGGCTGCCGGACATCCCGGTGGTGGGGGCGCTGGTCACCGTGCCCGCCGGGTTCGAGCGGCTCGACTGGTACGGGCGCGGGCCGCACGAGAACTACCAGGACCGCAAGTCGGCCGCGTTCGTGGGGCGGCACCGTTCGACGGTCGACGCGCAGGTCGCGCCGTACGTCCGGCCGCAGCAGACCGGCAACATGACCGACGTACGGCGGATCGCGCTCACCGACCGGACCGGCGGCGGTCTCGCCGTGCTCGCCGACCCGGCGGACGGCGAGCCGTTCCTTGAGGTCAGCGCCCTGCACCACACGCCGTTCGACCTGGACGGGCCACGGCATCCGCATGAGGTGAAGCGGCGCGCGGAGACGGTGCTCGGGGTCAACCACCGGCAGATGGGCGTCGGCGGCAACGACTCGTGGGGCGCCCCGCCGGAGGAGCCGTACCTGCTGCACGCGGGGCGTACGTACACCTACGGCTACCGCCTGCGGGCCGCCGGCTAG
- a CDS encoding ABC transporter permease: MSAPTLERPTAPGYRAGRTLPLRVEAVRQLKRRRTLVMGGVMALLPVVLVIAFAVAGSPGERNSAVTLMDTATASGVNFAATCLFVSAGFLLVIPVALFCGDTVASEASWSSLRYLLAAPVPRARLLWSKLAVALALSAAAMVLLPLIALAVGTMAYGWGPLEIPTGGALPATTAAQRLLIAVGYVFVSQLVTAGLAFWLSTKTDAPLGAVGGAVGLTIVGNVLDAVTALEDWRDFLPAHWQFAWADALQARPEWGGMIQGSAISVTYALVLFALAFRGFARKDVVS, encoded by the coding sequence ATGAGCGCCCCCACCCTGGAGCGCCCCACGGCGCCCGGCTACCGCGCCGGACGCACCCTGCCGCTGCGGGTCGAGGCGGTCCGCCAGCTGAAGCGGCGCCGCACGCTCGTGATGGGCGGCGTCATGGCGCTGCTGCCCGTCGTGCTGGTCATCGCGTTCGCCGTCGCAGGGTCGCCGGGGGAGCGCAACAGCGCGGTGACGCTGATGGACACGGCCACCGCGTCCGGCGTCAACTTCGCCGCGACGTGCCTGTTCGTCTCCGCGGGCTTCCTCCTCGTCATCCCCGTCGCCCTGTTCTGCGGGGACACCGTCGCCTCCGAGGCGAGCTGGTCCTCCCTGCGCTACCTGCTGGCGGCCCCCGTGCCGCGCGCCCGCCTCCTGTGGTCCAAGCTCGCCGTCGCGCTCGCCCTCAGCGCCGCCGCCATGGTGCTGCTCCCGCTGATCGCGCTGGCGGTCGGCACGATGGCGTACGGCTGGGGCCCGCTGGAGATCCCCACCGGCGGCGCGCTGCCCGCGACCACGGCGGCCCAGCGCCTGCTGATCGCCGTCGGCTACGTCTTCGTCTCCCAACTGGTCACCGCGGGCCTCGCGTTCTGGCTGTCGACGAAGACCGACGCCCCGCTCGGCGCGGTCGGCGGCGCGGTCGGCCTGACGATCGTCGGCAACGTCCTGGACGCGGTGACCGCGCTGGAGGACTGGCGCGACTTCCTCCCGGCCCACTGGCAGTTCGCCTGGGCCGACGCCCTCCAGGCCCGCCCCGAGTGGGGCGGCATGATCCAGGGCTCGGCGATCTCGGTGACGTACGCGCTGGTGCTGTTCGCGCTGGCGTTCCGGGGGTTCGCGCGCAAGGACGTGGTGTCCTGA